The following coding sequences lie in one Apium graveolens cultivar Ventura chromosome 1, ASM990537v1, whole genome shotgun sequence genomic window:
- the LOC141677622 gene encoding protein ACCELERATED CELL DEATH 6-like yields the protein MTMDIDALFSAAIAGDTDAKKQMAMIADHVSGPYDRTILHDACIYGNAERVKFMVTEFADENLLVKLDKYENTPLYLAAIWGHTEVVGILIDAARRIWPSPATTDDSGNSPSRVEDFLRQANSFGNTALHYAVCEDDVATVELLVNADRNDRHIQNQQGETPMYAAVERGHYDIVKLICKICTAPSLDGPQGTTALHLAIRKFHQGTTDKDIVMVLMDSAKRSSLSADRRDNYYRGLFIRTDNQNETIISLAVMTNNLDLVKLILKESPEYEDPYSIKYSDLKSVISTASREGYKDIFEILCEKYEAGDDDHSCYVLLTEAIKEGKKELVHDLFEYDKHLAAFEDPTSWTALHYAAFNKFDEIIEAIVSVQRDISYKYTYKSEESPLTLAVRKGYISTAVLLMNLLPATLSVYTDQKDKNVLHIAVERSKKDMIKTILAHCPRSLIYKILNGQDEDSNTPLHLLAAKGFFVPELIKHNSVDMMARNKQGQTPSDMLYSQEEVEADQAKIKKLLDDAPATRQFWRIYVRGRWSTPDNPGDTTKRLLKDLKFGAYMTDIVEEELQQWKEKIKPYRERTTTQIIVTALITTVTFTVGFTMPGGYHQSGEPEEGPVLLSKKKAFEVFMVSDASALALSITSLFIYFISSLYDDPHQVSKFDFASTVLNILSVIAMILTFIAGIYVVLSHSPGLALIVCIICSTFFLSLVVLLIKMMCDCKRRKIKI from the exons ATGACCATGGATATAGATGCTTTGTTTAGCGCTGCCATTGCCGGagatactgatgccaaaaagcAAATGGCAATGATAGCCGATCATGTCAGCGGGCCGTATGATAGAACTATCCTTCATGATGCATGCATATATGGAAATGCAGAAAGAGTGAAATTCATGGTGACGGAGTTTGCTGATGAAAACCTTTTGGTCAAGCTGGATAAATATGAAAATACTCCACTTTACCTTGCAGCAATCTGGGGACACACTGAAGTGGTCGGGATCCTCATCGATGCAGCCAGACGTATTTGGCCTTCTCCAGCTACTACCGATGATTCTGGTAATTCACCAAGTCGTGTTGAAGATTTTTTGAGGCAAGCAAACTCTTTTGGCAACACTGCCTTGCACTATGCTGTATGCGAAGATGATGTGGCTACTGTTGAGCTGTTGGTAAATGCAGATCGAAATGACCGACATATTCAAAATCAGCAAGGTGAAACCCCGATGTACGCTGCGGTTGAAAGAGGGCACTATGATATAGTCAAGTTGATCTGCAAAATTTGCACAGCACCATCCTTAGATGGCCCTCAAGGGACAACTGCTCTGCATCTTGCTATTCGTAAATTCCATCAAG GAACTACCGACAAAGATATAGTTATGGTACTCATGGATTCGGCTAAACGTTCATCACTCTCAGCCGATAGGCGAGATAACTATTACAGAGGTTTATTTATTAGAACTGACAACCAAAATGAAACTATCATAAGTTTAGCAGTGATGACAAATAACCTGGACTTGGTTAAGTTGATTTTAAAAGAAAGTCCTGAATATGAAGATCCATATAGTATTAAATATAGTGATCTCAAGTCTGTAATCTCAACAGCATCCAGAGAAGGGTACAAGGATATCTTTGAGATACTCTGTGAAAAATACGAAGCTGGAGACGATGATCATTCATGTTATGTACTTTTAACTGAAGCTATTAAAGAGGGCAAAAAAG AACTTGTTCATGATCTCTTTGAATATGACAAACATCTTGCTGCTTTCGAAGATCCTACATCCTGGACAGCACTTCACTATGCGGCGTTTAATAAGTTTGATGAAATAATTGAGGCTATCGTGAGTGTCCAAAGAGATATTAGTTACAAATACACCTATAAATCCGAAGAATCTCCCCTAACTCTTGCAGTCCGCAAAGGATATATTTCTACAGCAGTATTACTGATGAATTTATTGCCAGCTACATTAAGTGTATACACTGATCAGAAGGATAAAAATGTACTACACATAGCGGTGGAACGAAGCAAAAAAGATATGATAAAGACCATTCTAGCACATTGTCCAAGAAGTCTTATATACAAGATTCTAAATGGTCAGGATGAAGACAGTAATACGCCTCTCCATCTACTGGCTGCTAAAGGTTTCTTTGTCCCTGAGCTCATCAAACACAATTCAGTTGATATGATGGCAAGAAACAAACAAGGCCAGACACCATCAGATATGTTATATTCTCAGGAAGAAGTCGAGGCCGATCAG GCGAAAATTAAAAAATTACTTGATGACGCCCCAGCTACTAGGCAATTTTGGCGGATATATGTTAGAGGGCGATGGAGTACTCCTGATAATCCAGGGGACACAACTAAACGGTTGTTGAAAGACCTAAAATTCGGGGCATACATGACTGATATTGTGGAAGAAGAGCTTCAACAGTGGAAAGAAAAAATTAAACCATACCGGGAAAGAACCACTACGCAGATAATAGTTACCGCACTTATCACCACGGTTACTTTTACGGTAGGATTTACCATGCCGGGTGGATACCACCAAAGTGGAGAACCCGAGGAAGGACCGGTACTTCTTTCAAAGAAAAAAGCTTTCGAAGTATTTATGGTATCAGATGCATCAGCTCTTGCGCTATCAATAACTTCTCTATTTATCTACTTCATTTCATCGTTGTATGATGATCCCCACCAAGTTTCGAAATTCGATTTTGCATCAACAGTGCTCAATATTCTTTCTGTTATTGCGATGATTTTGACCTTTATAGCGGGTATATATGTCGTCCTATCCCATTCACCAGGTCTTGCTCTGATCGTTTGCATTATCTGTTCCACTTTCTTTCTTTCCCTAGTTGTTTTATTGATTAAGATGATGTGTGATTGTAAAAgaagaaaaatcaaaatttga